The genomic DNA GCTTGTTACACACAGATAGGAACTAACTATTATCGAGCAATCACTAATTGTACTTAGCCTATAATTTGTTGAATCGTGATAATAGTAGAATCATATATTACAATGATGCTGTATATTTTTTATTAGAGTTGTTTTGTTGGCTTTTTAACCGGACcactttataatttttttttggatttataGACTTTGGACCCTAAAGATCTGATCCTATCGATGCAATTTAAATTGATCCCTGTATAGAATTAGAATCCTACCTACGAACTATGCTCTAGCCCCCGAAGGTACATACAATAAAGCTCTCCTAAAAAGGGCAAGATGTGAGATTAACTTAGTTTGCAGGGCCAATTGAGTTTAGAgctgtaaatgaatcaaatattcgtaaataaatttgatattcaacttagtaagagtttatttatgttcgttcaatatacataagattaattaaacaaacaaacttgaacaattcgttaagctaaacaaacaagtttgaatatatatgtgttcagctcgttaacgttcgtgaacaatgttgatgaacaacgttcatgaacaatattcacgaaccatattcattaataaaactcttttcaatgtgctaaataaacaataaaataaataataagtttaaattatcaaacataataattaatcaaacaatcaaacaaatttgaattgagagcttgataatatctaaatgaaccaagctcgagtcaagctcaaaccaagcttaaggcaagcttgaattgagagcttaatactatctaaatgaaccaaactgaagtcaagtttcaaacaaactcaagttcatcaaaattaaaccaagccaagcttgaacactcagtTCCAAAGCTTGATTCATTTAAAGTTTGGCTCGGCTCGacttgattaccttatcaaataaattttaacatCTCAAAACTCGATTAGACTCGACTTGTTTACCGTCCTAATTGAGTCCAATATAACTCGATCCATTTGAGTCATGCCAAACGTAAATTGACACTGTTAATTAGGGTCTACATGAAAGTAAAAGTAGGGAGAATAAAAAATATTACTTCTTCatatcttttaactttttttttcatatatacTTAATTTGTTTTGTGTGGATGAATTTGGTGATTTCTCTCCACTCAAGAGTGTGAAGTTATCCACTCATTTTGCGTCGCTTGCTTTTTGACTTTCGAGTGCCTCACTCACTTACTCCACCCTTTTCCTTTCGTGTACGCCTAAATAAATATATCTTCTGAAAtcgatatcttaattaagtcttcgatatcttaattaagtctccaAAGCGCAACGCCGACGCTTCTCTGCCTTTTCCTATCCGTGTCGACGTCCacatttaattcttattttggcCTTGACAGCTTACTCCACACGGATTCCAACTCCGTTAACTCCGCGTGCATAAGAGATATATATATACGCGCAATTAGCATTACCCGAAACCATCATCTGTCATCAGTTCACTGCCTCTCAGAACCCTAATTACTGATGCAATTGGGAACCCGCTTCTGCTGCTGCTTAGGCGGCGTCGCCGCCGGGGACGAGGAGGGCGAACGGACGGAGTCGTTGATCCGGTCATCTGCGACCCGGATGAGGTCGAGGGCGCAGGAGATGCAGGAGGAGATCGGGGGCAGGTGCCGCAGCCTGATGGCGCGGATCGGGCGACACCATAACCGGCGTCGGGGCCCCTGCGATTTTGGGTACGATTCGGTCAGCTACGCCCTCAACTTCGACGAAGGGATGGAGGAGGACGAGGAGGACGCCCCCGTCGGCGGTAGGTGCCGGTACAGGAACTTCGCTTCGCGCCTCCCCGACTCACCGCCGCCCCCCGCCGCCGCAGTTGTGGTGGCGTCTTGACTCTTGAGACGATTCGCCGGCACGGGCTGCTGTGTCGGTGGCCTTTGTATATGGGTTTCCAATTATAATTTAAAGATCTGGCTCGAGTGTTCGGGTGCCGATTtgattgtttaaatttatttattatttattgaaatttattatttaaacttaTGAAACTCAATTAGCCAAATTATTATGtctataatttaagttaaaatattaatttatatgtgttcaataatttaaaattatagcaACTAAGAAAGTgttgtttttttaaataaaaaaattttaaacaaaaaaagtaATGCTCATTAATATTCAACTTTGtttatttcatatatttttgtatttgtttaatcaaatataaataagaattgaGTAATATATTCATTTATGCATCAATTAGTTTCTGCTAGTTTACTCGATGCGTATAATATATGTCATAACTCACTATTTAATCATTGAGTGGAAAATTGAGTAAGTCTAATTAAGATTACAAGAGACTATTTAGCATTTTGCACAAATCCCATTTGAAGAACAAATAAACTGATTTGCATCTTAGAAAAGGCAAAGTCGATTCTCATGACCACAATTTACAAGAATCAATTGCCTTAAAAGGCACACACGGATCATTTACCTTGAGCTATTGATTGTGCAGATATTAGTACATGAGTCGTATACCTTGGGACATTCTATGACTACGCGAGTCATTTACCTCAAGGCATTGTGTGAGCACAAGTGCATGCCATCATCAATCAATGCGTACATAGAAGAGTTGATGATAATATTTTCGCTATACTTTTCATCCCTATCTACTATCCAATGCTAATTTATCGTGTAGAGTCGATGAGTAAGAAAAAGGATTTGAAGAAGAGTGAGAGATGAATTACTGTATGTATCCAGTGTGTTTGAGATACCACAATGCACCCTCTGCAGCATGATCTTGAGCGGCTTTCTTTTGTGGCTTAGGATCACCAAAGCACTCTAAGTATTCAGCGCCAACAATCTCTACTATAACCTTGTACGTGAACCTGCATAGGTATGCATGTATATACATCtttaataaaaaacttttaaCATGGTACAAGTTTTTAGCCTATCTGAAGTTCGATATAATTGACTATTCGTTAAAACACAGTTTCCCATTTGATTTCATATAATTAGCCGGTATTGTGAATTTGTATTTAGGCATAGAAGTTGTATTTTACTTACTGTATTTACAATTAAGTCTTAATAATTAACTTACATTTTTAGATGGCTCGGACCGTCCTCCTTGCAGCACTCAAACAATGGAGGATTCCAGTAGCTGGCAGCACATATCTCCATCAGCCGTGACTTGGCTGGTTTCTGAACTGAAAAAACCTACAAAAATAAAGGTAAAGTTATTCTAAAAATCTCCATAGAAGATTTTATTCTTGTTTGTCATCACAAGAAGGggaaaaaaaggaaatataaaactCATACGAACTGTATTGGTGTGTTTTTCATTTGCACTTGATTCACTGGTCTGAACATTATTTCTCATGGATTGTTGAGTTTGGTGATCATTACTTATGTTGCAAGATTCAGTGATCCTGGCACCAGCTAAATCTACTCTAGATGACTTAGAATTTACACTGCATTTCAACAGGTCGTTTCCTCTTCCAGAATCAGACGACTGTAGAATGTCTCCTGAATTCTGGATTTGCAACTTCTCCAGACCATGTTCCAGATCGACCATCACTATAGGTTCTTCATCAAATCCGATCAGTCTTGCTTCACCCTTTTTAGTTGACAGCAAAACTTCCTTCAATGTTTTACTTTTAAGCTTATATCCACGAGCCTGCAAGAAGACATACAACTATTAGCAGTGAGCAAAATAGATGAGAAATCAAGGTCAATAAAACCCTAAGTCCCAAATTTTTATAGGAACAACTCAAATACAGATTGATTTATATCATACGTAATGAATCATAGATTTCAATCTCAAGGCAGATTGGACGATCCAAATGAGTACCATTCTGAAAAAATGTCTAGACTGATATAGATACAAGGTTCAACAAGTGATAAAAGCTAGATAATGGCAATATCAAACTGAATACAAGTGACACAA from Zingiber officinale cultivar Zhangliang chromosome 4A, Zo_v1.1, whole genome shotgun sequence includes the following:
- the LOC121972691 gene encoding uncharacterized protein LOC121972691, translated to MQLGTRFCCCLGGVAAGDEEGERTESLIRSSATRMRSRAQEMQEEIGGRCRSLMARIGRHHNRRRGPCDFGYDSVSYALNFDEGMEEDEEDAPVGGRCRYRNFASRLPDSPPPPAAAVVVAS